One Bombina bombina isolate aBomBom1 chromosome 5, aBomBom1.pri, whole genome shotgun sequence DNA segment encodes these proteins:
- the LOC128661555 gene encoding putative nuclease HARBI1, which yields MAFATGELESMGGRWSKDIEKTKMASSPTPTYIDFRIGLHALSDREIVLSYRLNRVSIERLFLEIKDSLEPITYRTKATPGMLKLLAVLYFLATGSFQAVTSLDVGMSQATFSKHLSVVLNALHQRLVHYVQFPKTPEDWHRVKLQFYMIARMTNFLGTIDYAHVLVRPPKGREEPYHDRKHNHSLNIQVISDAKLRIINIPGATHDSFILRNSTIHNMFQDQQMPEEIQAIHVPWLFITVLNPTTPAQVRYNEAHTSVIERTFGVLKSRFHCLDISGGVLQYPPKKSKLMLEEYKPDSIISMLYLTNDHRQLEIVEVIFPFLKILIH from the exons ATGGCGTTCGCCACGGGGGAGCTTGAGAGTATGGGCGGAAGGTGGAGCAAGGACATTGAGAAAACCAAGATGGCGTCGAGTCCAACCCCAACTTATATTGACTTTAG AATAGGCCTACATGCCCTGAGTGACAGGGAGATTGTCCTTAGTTACCGTTTGAATAGAGTTTCAATTGAGAGGCTCTTTCTTGAGATCAAAGACTCCCTTGAACCTATAACATATAGGACAAAGGCAACCCCTGGAATGTTAAAACTGCTGGCTGTCCTCTATTTCCTGGCCACAGGATCATTTCAAGCAGTAACCAGTTTAGATGTGGGGATGAGCCAGGCTACTTTTTCAAAGCATCTATCAGTCGTTCTAAATGCCTTGCACCAACGGCTAGTGCATTATGTGCAGTTTCCAAAAACACCAGAGGATTGGCATCGTGTGAAACTCCAGTTCTACATGATTGCTAGGATGACAAACTTCTTGGGTACAATTGACTATGCCCATGTGTTAGTGCGGCCTCCAAAGGGAAGAGAAGAGCCCTATCATGACCGCAAGCATAATCACTCTTTAAATATACAAGTGATCTCTGATGCCAAATTGAGGATAATAAACATCCCAGGTGCAACCCATGATTCCTTTATCCTGAGGAATTCGACCATTCACAACATGTTTCAGGATCAACAAATGCCGGAG GAGATTCAGGCTATTCATGTCCCATGGCTTTTCATTACTGTGCTGAACCCCACAACTCCTGCGCAAGTGCGCTATAATGAGGCTCACACATCTGTGATAGAGCGCACATTTGGTGTTTTGAAGAGCAGATTTCATTGTTTAGACATCTCCGGGGGAGTACTTCAATacccacccaagaaa AGCAAACTGATGCTAGAGGAGTACAAGCCAGATTCGATTATATCCATGCTTTATTTGACCAATGATCat